Genomic window (Melioribacteraceae bacterium):
TAATGCCCATCAAAAAGTAGAATAGAGAATCAATCATGAAAAAAATAAAAATTGTATTTACCTTATTAACAATATTTGCCTATACACTATCAGCGCAAAATAAATCAATATCAATTCCAATGGCATTAGAGCCTAAGTTGAATGAAGACAGTTATGTAATTGACGCGCATGATCTTTTACAAAAATTTAATGAAGTAAATGGAATTGACATTAAAAAACTATCTGAAATTCCTATGCTAAAAAAGCAAACCGCATGGAATTTTAATGTTGGATCTACAAAAAGCTGGTGGGCTTCCAAATTTACCGACAACACTTTTTATCAAGTTCCTTCAACTTGCAGAGCAGTAGGAACAAATTGTTATATTTTTGTGGCTGATGATATGTGGGGAAATAGAGTTACAGCCGAAGGTGTTGAGGCAGTCAGAAAAGCTTTTGATCAGAGCACCCCGGCAAATCCAAATAAGGGTGTTTACCAGAATAATGTTGAAGCTTTTGGAAATCCACCGGATATAGATAATGATCCAAGAATCATAATTTTAATTTTAGATATCCTTGATGGCTATTCAGGTTCAGGAGGATATGTCGCTGGATATTTTCATTCTTTAAATCAAATAAACCATACCAATAGTAATAAATCTGAAATTTATTATATGGACGCGAATCCATTACCACTCAATAATAGTGATGGACTTGCAACAGCAATATCAATTACAGCTCACGAGTTTCAACACATGATTCATTATAATTATGATGCTGATGAAGAATCTTTTGTGAATGAGAGTATGTCGATGGTAGCGGAAGTTGTAAATGGTTATCCTTTAAGAAGTCAAATTGGTTCAAGCGGCTATAACTTCGAAACTAACTATTCTTTATTTAATTGGCGGGGTAATGATGATCCCAAAGTATTGATTGATTATTCACGAGCGGCAAGGTACTCACTCTATTTATATGAACAATTTGGACCTCAAATTTTAAAGGGAATCGTTCAATCTTCATTCAATGGAATAAATGGTATTAATGCCGGAATAAATTCTGTCTCACCGCCAACTTCAAGAAATTTTATTTCAATACTTGAGGACTGGTTTATAGCCAACTACTTAAATGATAGAAATGTAGACAGCCGTTACGGTTACACCAATCCAAGGGCGTTAAAAGTTAGTTCTACCATTCACGAAAATGGAAATGTAAATACAACCGCTAATGGTGTTTATAAATATGCCGCCCAGTATATAACTTATAATAAAGGGGAAGACTTAAAATTTACATTTAATAATCAGGGCAATACATTTATACAGGCAAAGGCAATAAAAATTGGAGCATCCCAAAAAGCTGTTGAAAATGTTTCATCAGGTGTTACCTATTCTGTCCCCGATTTTGGTTCAACATTTACAGAAGTTACTTTTGTTATTTATGTGATTGATCAAAATGTATTTCCATCAACTACAAATTGGAGTTTTACATATAGCTCAACAGCAAAAGGAGCCGCAGTTCCCACCGGACCTGTAGAAATTGCATATGATAAATCGGAACCGGTTGGTGTTTATGTTCTTTCTGTCGGAGATACTGTCGCGGTTGCTTTTGAGGGAAAAGCCGGAATGAAGCTAGACTCCATTAAAGTTGCATTGCGGAACACAGCTCAAATGCAGGGTGGAATATGGAGACTGAGAAACTCTGCTCCTGTTGTTACCGGTCAAAGATTAGCTGGTCCTTTCACGGTAGCAGGAATTACTACACCAGTTTACAATTCAGCAACACAAAGCTATCCTATCCCATATAACAATTGGGTCAAGGTTGATTTGAGATCAGCAAATATTGACGCAAGTACAGCATTTTCAGCGGCATTTGTAATAAATGGTGTATATGAAAATTCCGCATCACCATTTAATCGTGTTATGCACAGTGAGTTAACCGGTTCAACACCAATGAACAGCTGGACTTACTTGAATAATCCAAGCAGCGAAACTAGTCCTCCCGGCTGGTATTATATTGTAAATTCAGAACGAGGGACAGTATCATTATATTTAATTAGAGCCTACGTAAGTTCGACAGTCTCAGGTGTAAAAGAAGAGTATGAATTACTACCGGGCACTTATGCATTAGCTCAAAATTATCCAAATCCTTTTAATCCCGAAACTGCGATCAGTTATACACTAGCCGCGCCGCAATTTGTAAGCGTTAAAATTTATGACGCGCTCGGCAAAGAAATTAGAACTCTTGTTAATCAGGAGAGAGAAGCCGGAAGTTATAAAACCAATTGGAACGGTACTGACGATAATGGCAATTTAGTTTCGAGCGGAATCTATTTCTATAAAATTAATGCCGGTAACTTCACGCAGACAAAAAAAATGGTACTGGCAAAATAGTGTAGAGTAGAGAGTGATGAGTATTGAGCTTGGCCGCCTTCGGCGGCTGAAGAGTATTGAGTGTATTGATGCCGGATTAATTCCGGCATTTCTATTTTAAATGTAATTCTCTCAGCGGCACTCCGCTGACACTCTGCGATCTCTGCGTTTAATCTTTTGTCTCTATCTTTTTCCTCTACTTGAATTATTACAAGTTTTTCCCCAATTTAGTTACCGATAAAGTCATCAATGAATTAATTCATGAAAAAGTCACACATATTTAGGTCGAATCAAATGTTAATAAAATCAAAGATTCTTATACCAATATTAATTTTCACAATTACTACACTTGTTTCAGCACAAACAGCATCGGCAATTTGGCCATTATCAAATCCATCTTCTGGTGGTACAGGTTTCAATCCAAATGTTTCCGGATTAATTAATGCGGCTAATGAGTTATTAAAAGGAACAGAAATAAATCAATACACCGGTGCTAATAACAGTCAAAGAATTAGAATGGCTGGAACGAACAACACCTGGCCGGCAAATTTAAATGATAAAATCGACACAGTTTATGTTCAGTTTTCGGTATCCCCCAAAAAGGGAATTACATTCGAAATAAAAAAGATAAGTATGCTGATTGGCGCCGCAAGTACAAATTATATGAAGGCAAGAATATTTTATTCCGAAAAATCAGATTTCAGCAATCCAACTGAAATAAATTACAGCACCGGATCATTAAGTAACTTTTTGATCAGCGGCGGGCAGTCAACAGTTAACGCGGAAATAAATGTAACAATAAATGAAGATGAGACTTTTTATTTAAGAATTTTCCCCTGGAATGAATATAGCGCCATTCAATCGGGTAAGTATATGACACTTCAAAATGTTGAAATCTCCGGAACAACAATTGGAAATGTTGAAGCAAATTTAGCGGCTGTCTCAACATCATCGGCATCATATATTTC
Coding sequences:
- a CDS encoding T9SS type A sorting domain-containing protein, with protein sequence MKKIKIVFTLLTIFAYTLSAQNKSISIPMALEPKLNEDSYVIDAHDLLQKFNEVNGIDIKKLSEIPMLKKQTAWNFNVGSTKSWWASKFTDNTFYQVPSTCRAVGTNCYIFVADDMWGNRVTAEGVEAVRKAFDQSTPANPNKGVYQNNVEAFGNPPDIDNDPRIIILILDILDGYSGSGGYVAGYFHSLNQINHTNSNKSEIYYMDANPLPLNNSDGLATAISITAHEFQHMIHYNYDADEESFVNESMSMVAEVVNGYPLRSQIGSSGYNFETNYSLFNWRGNDDPKVLIDYSRAARYSLYLYEQFGPQILKGIVQSSFNGINGINAGINSVSPPTSRNFISILEDWFIANYLNDRNVDSRYGYTNPRALKVSSTIHENGNVNTTANGVYKYAAQYITYNKGEDLKFTFNNQGNTFIQAKAIKIGASQKAVENVSSGVTYSVPDFGSTFTEVTFVIYVIDQNVFPSTTNWSFTYSSTAKGAAVPTGPVEIAYDKSEPVGVYVLSVGDTVAVAFEGKAGMKLDSIKVALRNTAQMQGGIWRLRNSAPVVTGQRLAGPFTVAGITTPVYNSATQSYPIPYNNWVKVDLRSANIDASTAFSAAFVINGVYENSASPFNRVMHSELTGSTPMNSWTYLNNPSSETSPPGWYYIVNSERGTVSLYLIRAYVSSTVSGVKEEYELLPGTYALAQNYPNPFNPETAISYTLAAPQFVSVKIYDALGKEIRTLVNQEREAGSYKTNWNGTDDNGNLVSSGIYFYKINAGNFTQTKKMVLAK